A single region of the Zootoca vivipara chromosome 2, rZooViv1.1, whole genome shotgun sequence genome encodes:
- the MCRIP1 gene encoding mapk-regulated corepressor-interacting protein 1 isoform X2 produces MTSSPVSRVVYNGKRNSSPRSPSNSSEIFTPAHEENVRFISEAWQCVERDLRNQMASGERGLVEEYVEKMPNPSLKTFRPVDLSDLKRRNTQDAKKS; encoded by the exons ATGACGAG TTCTCCTGTCTCCCGAGTTGTAtacaatggcaagagaaacagCAGCCCTCGCTCCCCAAGCAACAGCAGTGAGATCTTCACTCCTGCACATGAGGAAAATGTGCGTTTCATCTCTGAAG CATGGCAGTGTGTGGAGCGGGATCTCCGCAATCAGATGGCAAGTGGTGAACGTGGACTTGTAGAGGAGTATGTGGAGAAGATGCCAAACCCCAGTCTGAAAA CTTTCAGACCTGTTGACTTGAGTGACCTAAAGCGGCGGAACACACAGGATGCTAAGAAATCCTAA
- the MCRIP1 gene encoding mapk-regulated corepressor-interacting protein 1 isoform X1 has product MTRSVSCFLSHWGLHCTSSSPVSRVVYNGKRNSSPRSPSNSSEIFTPAHEENVRFISEAWQCVERDLRNQMASGERGLVEEYVEKMPNPSLKTFRPVDLSDLKRRNTQDAKKS; this is encoded by the exons ATGACGAG ATCAGTGTCTTGtttcctctctcactggggtCTCCACTGCACTTCCAGTTCTCCTGTCTCCCGAGTTGTAtacaatggcaagagaaacagCAGCCCTCGCTCCCCAAGCAACAGCAGTGAGATCTTCACTCCTGCACATGAGGAAAATGTGCGTTTCATCTCTGAAG CATGGCAGTGTGTGGAGCGGGATCTCCGCAATCAGATGGCAAGTGGTGAACGTGGACTTGTAGAGGAGTATGTGGAGAAGATGCCAAACCCCAGTCTGAAAA CTTTCAGACCTGTTGACTTGAGTGACCTAAAGCGGCGGAACACACAGGATGCTAAGAAATCCTAA